A region of Pyxidicoccus parkwaysis DNA encodes the following proteins:
- the mltG gene encoding endolytic transglycosylase MltG — MKRFVLFLCVVVVLLAIGGTGAFLWAEGQVQSAMAPPGAPTVEFTVPKGTTGRGLGTLLASQGLIRDARIWRWLLFRRGAFSPKAGRHEVSPSMTVAELATALEGNPIPEDVPFVVVEGWRLRDTDAALAAAGLITAGAYIAEASNPSRFNAPFPLPTVGTLEGYLYPETYGIVPGKVDVHGLIQRQLDMFAERFYTPNRDALTKSGRTLHEVVIMASMLEREEPLPEQRPLVAGILWKRVDKGFPLGVDATSRYELAQWNDRVAFLKRLRDTTDPYNTRHNKGLPPSPIGAPTAASLQAAMTPKPSDFWYYLHDAEKKLHPSRNADEHEALRKKYNVY, encoded by the coding sequence ATGAAGCGTTTCGTCCTCTTCCTGTGCGTGGTCGTCGTATTGCTGGCCATTGGTGGCACCGGTGCCTTCCTCTGGGCCGAGGGTCAGGTCCAGAGCGCCATGGCGCCCCCCGGGGCGCCCACCGTGGAGTTCACCGTCCCCAAGGGAACGACGGGGCGCGGCCTGGGCACGCTGCTCGCCTCCCAGGGGCTCATCCGCGACGCGCGCATCTGGCGCTGGCTCCTGTTCCGCCGTGGCGCCTTCTCGCCCAAAGCCGGACGTCATGAAGTCAGTCCGTCCATGACGGTGGCGGAGCTGGCCACCGCGCTCGAGGGAAACCCCATCCCCGAGGACGTGCCCTTCGTCGTGGTGGAAGGCTGGCGCCTGCGAGACACCGATGCGGCACTCGCGGCGGCGGGCCTCATCACCGCTGGCGCGTACATCGCCGAGGCCAGCAACCCGAGCAGGTTCAACGCCCCGTTCCCCCTGCCCACCGTGGGCACGCTGGAGGGCTACCTCTACCCGGAGACGTACGGCATCGTCCCCGGGAAGGTGGACGTGCACGGGCTCATCCAGCGCCAGCTCGACATGTTCGCCGAGCGCTTCTACACGCCCAACCGCGACGCGCTCACCAAGAGCGGCCGCACGCTGCACGAGGTGGTCATCATGGCCTCCATGCTGGAGCGCGAGGAGCCGCTGCCCGAGCAGCGCCCGCTGGTGGCGGGCATCCTCTGGAAGCGCGTGGACAAGGGCTTCCCGCTCGGCGTGGACGCGACGTCGCGCTACGAGCTGGCGCAGTGGAACGACCGCGTCGCCTTCCTGAAGCGCCTGCGCGACACGACGGACCCGTACAACACGCGCCACAACAAGGGCCTGCCGCCGAGCCCCATCGGCGCGCCCACTGCCGCCTCGCTCCAGGCGGCCATGACGCCCAAGCCGAGCGACTTCTGGTACTACCTCCACGACGCCGAGAAGAAGCTGCACCCCTCGCGCAACGCGGATGAGCACGAGGCGCTGCGCAAGAAGTACAACGTGTACTGA
- a CDS encoding addiction module protein — MATVDELFHQALQLTSEERTRLAHELLLSVDGEPMVDAGAEQEWDLEIARRARGVLDGTTKTVSWSEVQARLAARQSRTR; from the coding sequence ATGGCCACGGTCGACGAGCTCTTCCACCAGGCACTCCAGCTCACGTCAGAGGAGCGCACCCGGCTTGCGCACGAGCTGCTGCTCAGCGTGGACGGCGAGCCGATGGTGGACGCTGGGGCCGAGCAGGAGTGGGACCTCGAGATTGCCCGCCGCGCGCGAGGCGTCCTCGATGGCACCACCAAGACCGTGTCCTGGTCCGAAGTGCAGGCCCGGCTCGCTGCACGACAGTCGCGCACGCGCTGA
- a CDS encoding type II toxin-antitoxin system RelE/ParE family toxin, whose protein sequence is MGPRDCPPRARRPRWHHQDRVLVRSAGPARCTTVAHALIPVRLELDPEAAREVEAIFDWYERRQPGLGSDFAAQLDQDLAQLIDSPRMAPPWKGPTAQQLGVRVAVMRRYPFVLPYLAREEWVVVLAVAHVRKRPGYWLRRLKRHPRP, encoded by the coding sequence GTGGGACCTCGAGATTGCCCGCCGCGCGCGAGGCGTCCTCGATGGCACCACCAAGACCGTGTCCTGGTCCGAAGTGCAGGCCCGGCTCGCTGCACGACAGTCGCGCACGCGCTGATACCGGTTCGCCTCGAGCTCGACCCGGAAGCGGCCCGGGAGGTGGAGGCCATCTTCGATTGGTATGAGCGGCGCCAGCCCGGTCTCGGTTCGGACTTCGCCGCGCAGCTCGACCAGGACCTGGCGCAGCTCATCGACAGCCCTCGCATGGCACCACCATGGAAGGGCCCCACGGCTCAACAGTTGGGCGTCCGTGTCGCCGTCATGCGGCGCTATCCCTTCGTGCTTCCGTACCTGGCACGCGAGGAGTGGGTCGTCGTCCTCGCGGTGGCTCACGTCCGCAAGCGCCCCGGTTACTGGCTCCGCCGGCTGAAGCGGCATCCTCGGCCCTGA
- a CDS encoding TIGR02266 family protein, which produces MDQGRRTTDRKAVGLLVKLKHETVGSFAEEFATNLSPGGMFVRSRTPQPVGTPVKFEVQIAGGVRVLRGSATVRWVREVGDPAGPPGMGLQFEELDTASRALVDMMLQQRKPDAAASLTPLPSIAPSVAPAVAPAVAPMAPRAAPVQAKPAPVPPAPARPAAPAPRASGGMALDSLFDDLESSAPSAPSLADEQFDFSPPAVERTPAPFHAPIALTPPPPVADNDVDIPLEELIASTPPPPATPDGDEPLPGFDFEMDAPIAGTPVATGMLLDEPPIEVGVTVEVEPSSASTASSSGALEFELDLGDAVEEPPRAPAPPPRAAPVPPPKPAASTSSIEFELDFGDVVEEAPAAPPPPPRAAAAPPPPARPPPAPVAPPPAPPAARSGGSFEFELDLTEDVEEAAPVAPPPPPRAAMAVPPPPPAPVTPPPPPARSGGGSIEFDLDLTDDGGSLDFGSPAPAPVAKAPPAPPRPVAPPPAPPAAAAVRPPPPPPPAAAPTPPPAALPNVRREAPRVPEPVGTPTVLAPVAAKAAPIAPALDERGLPKTIFLPPPPQIAGTGPVIGIDLGTTNSCVALLTNGRPLVLRSREGYNTIPSVISLNAQNKLLVSHRAKNQLVLRPQQTIYGAKRLVGRPYDSAVVNQVRERFHYEIVPDAAGRAAVRLGDNVLSLEEVQAIILRECKEMAEAHLNHKVERAVVTVPAYYSEPQREAVRKAGILAGLKVERILNEPTSAALAYGLNRELNKKVLVYDLGGGTFDATVLKIEKNVFEVLGTGGDIFLGGIDFDNLIVDFLLQRFQEKEGIAFNGDGIALSRVSDAAERAKMALSERATFEVHIPMLMMDDGGRPRDLRVVMTRQELEKICDPLLSRTIDVVRDVLLDAKLKASEVDDIILVGGMSRMPLVRDKLKGLFNKGPQASVNADEAVALGAALYSGSVDKVSSVVLIDVLPMTVGVAMPGGAFKRVIERNSPLPAQRSFAINTTKDNEEFLELSIFQGEDNHISANEYLGTVRIEGLPRGPKGAVRVAVTIKLDSECVLHVEAREYSTRKEVKATLATRYSPEELQKQLQVSKESVKAAEDRRGADLKERAGGFWGFVKKALGRK; this is translated from the coding sequence ATGGATCAAGGTCGGCGCACCACGGACCGCAAGGCAGTGGGTCTGTTGGTGAAGCTCAAGCATGAAACGGTGGGGAGCTTCGCGGAAGAGTTCGCCACCAACCTGAGCCCGGGTGGGATGTTCGTCCGCTCGCGCACCCCACAGCCCGTGGGGACACCCGTCAAGTTCGAGGTGCAGATCGCCGGAGGGGTCCGCGTCCTGCGCGGCTCGGCCACGGTGCGCTGGGTCCGCGAAGTCGGAGACCCCGCCGGGCCTCCCGGCATGGGACTCCAGTTCGAGGAGCTCGACACCGCGAGCAGGGCGCTCGTGGACATGATGCTCCAGCAGCGCAAGCCGGATGCCGCCGCGTCCCTCACACCGCTGCCCTCCATCGCGCCCAGTGTCGCTCCCGCCGTGGCTCCGGCCGTGGCTCCCATGGCGCCTCGCGCCGCTCCCGTGCAGGCGAAGCCCGCTCCCGTTCCTCCGGCGCCCGCGCGGCCCGCGGCCCCGGCTCCTCGCGCCTCGGGGGGCATGGCGCTCGACTCGCTCTTCGATGACCTGGAGTCGTCCGCGCCCTCCGCCCCGTCGCTCGCGGACGAGCAGTTCGACTTCTCGCCCCCGGCCGTCGAGCGCACGCCCGCGCCGTTCCACGCGCCCATCGCCCTCACGCCGCCTCCGCCCGTCGCGGACAACGACGTGGACATCCCGCTGGAGGAGCTCATCGCGAGCACGCCTCCACCCCCCGCGACGCCGGACGGAGACGAGCCGCTGCCCGGGTTCGACTTCGAGATGGATGCCCCCATCGCCGGCACGCCCGTGGCCACGGGCATGCTGCTCGACGAGCCGCCCATCGAGGTTGGCGTCACGGTGGAGGTCGAGCCGTCCTCCGCCAGCACCGCGTCCTCGAGCGGCGCCCTGGAGTTCGAGCTGGACCTCGGGGACGCAGTGGAGGAGCCGCCCCGCGCTCCCGCGCCGCCGCCTCGCGCCGCGCCCGTGCCGCCGCCCAAGCCCGCGGCCTCCACGAGCAGCATCGAGTTCGAGCTGGACTTCGGCGACGTCGTGGAAGAGGCGCCCGCCGCGCCGCCTCCGCCTCCTCGCGCGGCCGCAGCGCCGCCGCCTCCGGCCCGCCCGCCACCGGCTCCGGTGGCTCCGCCTCCCGCGCCCCCGGCGGCGCGCTCCGGTGGCAGCTTCGAGTTCGAGCTCGACCTGACCGAAGACGTGGAGGAGGCCGCTCCCGTGGCGCCGCCGCCTCCGCCTCGCGCGGCCATGGCGGTTCCGCCGCCTCCTCCGGCTCCGGTGACGCCTCCGCCTCCTCCGGCCCGCTCGGGTGGCGGCAGCATCGAGTTCGACCTCGACTTGACGGACGACGGCGGCTCGCTGGATTTCGGCAGCCCCGCGCCCGCTCCCGTCGCGAAGGCTCCCCCCGCGCCGCCCCGGCCCGTGGCGCCTCCGCCCGCGCCGCCGGCGGCCGCGGCCGTGCGTCCTCCGCCTCCGCCGCCTCCCGCCGCGGCTCCGACTCCGCCGCCTGCGGCCCTGCCCAACGTGCGCCGCGAGGCCCCGCGCGTTCCCGAGCCCGTGGGCACGCCCACGGTGCTGGCGCCCGTCGCGGCGAAGGCCGCTCCCATCGCGCCCGCGCTGGACGAGCGCGGTCTGCCCAAGACGATTTTCCTGCCGCCGCCTCCGCAAATCGCCGGCACGGGCCCCGTCATCGGCATCGACCTGGGCACCACCAACTCGTGCGTGGCGCTGCTCACCAACGGGCGTCCGCTCGTGCTGCGCTCTCGCGAGGGCTACAACACCATTCCCTCCGTCATCTCGCTCAACGCGCAGAACAAGCTGCTCGTCAGCCACCGCGCGAAGAACCAGCTGGTGCTGCGCCCGCAGCAGACCATCTACGGCGCGAAGCGACTGGTGGGCCGTCCCTACGACAGCGCCGTGGTGAATCAGGTCCGCGAGCGCTTCCACTACGAAATCGTCCCCGACGCCGCGGGCCGCGCCGCCGTGCGCCTGGGCGACAACGTGCTGTCGCTGGAGGAGGTGCAGGCCATCATCCTCCGCGAGTGCAAGGAGATGGCGGAGGCCCACCTCAACCACAAGGTGGAGCGCGCGGTGGTGACGGTGCCCGCGTACTACTCCGAGCCGCAGCGTGAGGCCGTGCGCAAGGCCGGCATCCTCGCGGGGCTCAAGGTGGAGCGCATCCTCAACGAGCCCACCTCGGCGGCGCTCGCCTACGGCCTCAACCGCGAGCTGAACAAGAAGGTCCTCGTCTACGACCTGGGCGGCGGTACCTTCGACGCGACGGTGCTCAAAATCGAGAAGAACGTCTTCGAGGTGCTCGGCACCGGCGGCGACATCTTCCTGGGCGGTATCGACTTCGACAACCTCATCGTCGACTTCCTCCTCCAGCGCTTCCAGGAGAAGGAGGGCATCGCCTTCAACGGCGACGGCATCGCCCTGTCGCGCGTAAGCGACGCGGCCGAGCGCGCGAAGATGGCCCTCTCCGAGCGCGCCACCTTCGAGGTCCACATCCCCATGCTGATGATGGACGACGGTGGACGGCCCCGGGACTTGCGCGTCGTGATGACGCGGCAGGAGCTGGAGAAGATTTGCGACCCGCTGCTGTCCCGCACCATCGACGTGGTGCGCGACGTGCTGCTGGACGCGAAGCTCAAGGCCTCCGAGGTGGATGACATCATCCTCGTGGGCGGCATGAGCCGCATGCCCCTGGTGCGCGACAAGCTCAAGGGCCTGTTCAACAAGGGCCCGCAGGCCAGCGTCAACGCGGACGAGGCGGTGGCCCTGGGCGCGGCGCTGTACTCGGGCTCGGTGGACAAGGTGAGCAGCGTGGTGCTCATCGACGTGCTGCCGATGACGGTGGGCGTGGCCATGCCCGGCGGCGCCTTCAAGCGCGTCATCGAGCGCAACAGTCCGCTGCCCGCGCAGCGCTCCTTCGCCATCAACACGACGAAGGACAACGAGGAGTTCCTCGAGCTGTCCATCTTCCAGGGCGAGGACAACCACATCTCCGCCAACGAGTATCTGGGCACGGTGCGAATCGAGGGCCTGCCCAGGGGGCCCAAGGGCGCGGTGCGCGTGGCCGTCACCATCAAGCTCGATTCCGAGTGCGTGCTGCACGTGGAGGCGCGCGAGTACTCCACGCGCAAGGAAGTGAAGGCCACTCTGGCCACGCGCTACTCGCCGGAAGAGCTGCAGAAGCAGCTTCAGGTGAGCAAGGAGTCGGTGAAGGCGGCGGAGGACCGGCGCGGCGCGGACCTGAAGGAGCGCGCGGGTGGCTTCTGGGGCTTCGTCAAGAAGGCGCTGGGCCGCAAGTAG
- the fliB gene encoding flagellin lysine-N-methylase: MTATAPRYMTRFRCLADACEDTCCAGLVVTVSEARWKRLRDAVAGGPDAARVDAFIRPDDGSGPGAEAAVIAKREDGHCAFLDERKLCSLHRAHGEAVLPDACATFPRVATRWGERLEVVGSLACPEVARLCLLAEDGVELGPASEDVAVRPEIARRIGGDAWTEHAEAVRAVAVRLLQRREVPFASRLFALGQLALRLDGFYFRGTEAFSRGAESLPTEQPQAAVSDEAETLLADVLRSFDAPETLTELHDGFSALVLPGGPWAGICATVLKSRMGSVRSERFGTFARAVLASYGGAESPDEVWRIHSERRQQLNPVLADRVEQYFRQHAVNHWLRHPFTDAPTLLDYVFRLTLRASVLRWALFGHPTVVALCESGAEDAARLDAAAVECFQLIAKHVEQAPELHSLAQGLAGQGGAETLGRMLVLLKGL; the protein is encoded by the coding sequence ATGACGGCCACCGCGCCCCGATACATGACGCGGTTCAGGTGCCTCGCGGATGCCTGCGAGGACACCTGCTGCGCGGGGCTCGTCGTCACGGTGAGCGAGGCGCGGTGGAAGCGTCTGCGGGACGCGGTGGCAGGCGGGCCGGACGCGGCGCGAGTGGACGCGTTCATCCGGCCGGACGATGGGAGTGGACCCGGCGCGGAGGCTGCTGTCATCGCCAAGCGTGAGGACGGGCACTGCGCGTTCCTGGACGAGCGCAAGCTGTGCTCGCTGCACCGTGCGCACGGTGAGGCGGTGCTTCCGGATGCATGTGCCACGTTTCCTCGTGTGGCCACGCGGTGGGGTGAGCGGCTGGAGGTGGTGGGCTCGCTCGCGTGTCCCGAGGTGGCGCGGCTGTGCCTGCTCGCGGAGGACGGCGTGGAGTTGGGGCCGGCTTCCGAGGACGTGGCGGTGCGTCCGGAGATTGCGCGGCGAATCGGTGGCGATGCGTGGACGGAGCACGCGGAGGCCGTGCGCGCCGTGGCGGTGCGGTTGCTCCAGCGGCGGGAGGTTCCGTTCGCCTCGCGGCTGTTCGCGCTGGGGCAGCTCGCGCTGCGGCTGGACGGGTTCTACTTCCGGGGCACCGAAGCCTTCAGCCGTGGAGCAGAGTCCCTGCCCACGGAGCAGCCACAAGCTGCAGTGAGCGATGAAGCCGAGACACTCCTCGCCGACGTGCTCCGCTCCTTCGACGCGCCCGAGACGCTGACGGAACTGCACGACGGCTTCTCCGCCCTCGTGTTGCCAGGAGGCCCATGGGCGGGCATCTGCGCCACCGTGCTGAAGTCCCGCATGGGCTCCGTGCGCAGCGAGCGATTCGGCACCTTCGCCCGCGCGGTGCTCGCGTCCTACGGCGGCGCGGAGTCACCAGACGAGGTCTGGCGCATCCACTCGGAACGGCGCCAGCAATTGAACCCCGTGCTGGCCGACCGCGTGGAGCAGTACTTCCGCCAACACGCGGTGAACCACTGGCTGCGCCACCCCTTCACCGACGCGCCCACGCTGCTCGACTACGTGTTCCGCCTGACGCTGCGCGCGTCCGTGCTGCGGTGGGCCCTGTTCGGTCACCCGACGGTGGTGGCGCTGTGCGAGAGCGGCGCGGAGGACGCGGCGCGCCTGGACGCCGCCGCGGTGGAGTGCTTCCAGCTCATCGCCAAGCACGTGGAGCAGGCGCCGGAGCTGCATTCGCTCGCACAGGGCCTGGCGGGGCAGGGCGGCGCGGAGACGCTGGGCCGCATGCTGGTGCTGCTCAAGGGGCTCTAA
- a CDS encoding tellurite resistance TerB family protein: MTTPPSPESRFHIEVVKLLLQVATSDDRITHEEIQHLVATARGMSVPLEELAAITRCLKNGEPLPAPNLGLLRANPGAAIEAARELMASDSHVHAEEIEMLRQLRELLGVSG; the protein is encoded by the coding sequence ATGACCACTCCTCCGAGCCCCGAATCGCGGTTCCACATCGAGGTCGTCAAGCTGCTGCTCCAGGTCGCGACGAGCGACGACCGAATCACCCATGAGGAAATCCAGCACCTCGTGGCAACGGCGCGCGGCATGAGCGTGCCGCTGGAGGAGCTGGCGGCGATTACGCGGTGCCTGAAGAACGGCGAGCCGCTGCCCGCGCCCAACCTGGGTCTGCTGCGCGCGAATCCGGGTGCGGCGATTGAAGCGGCGCGCGAGCTCATGGCCAGTGACAGCCACGTGCACGCGGAGGAAATCGAGATGCTGCGGCAGCTCCGTGAGCTGCTCGGCGTCTCGGGCTGA
- a CDS encoding S9 family peptidase: protein MPLSLLAALALGASPAPARPFTIQDQVMMRRLSNPRVSPDGKQIAYVLRTTDMEANRGRNDLWLVNLDGDAAPRQLTSNPDSDSDPTWAPDGKSLFFLSSRGGSSQVWRLPVDGGEPTQVTKLPFDVNAFRLSRDGGQLAVAMEVFTDCTNLECTAARDTERSNKKKASGRSYDKLFVRHWDTWKDGKRSHIFVVPVAGGTPVDVMKGMDADGPSKPFGGAEEFTFTPDGKSVVFTARDVGRTESWSTDQDLFLAPVDGKAKPRKLTEKNRATDISPVFSPDGKTMAYLAMSRPGFEADRFRVILRSWPGGQERVLADEWDRSASALEWSADGKTLYAVANHLGIQPVFALDVASGKVSQLTKDGTDDTPQVADGGRVVYVHDDLDSPADLYVMNADGTGTRQLTQVNQDALARIRFGAFEQFEFPGWNNETVRAWVVKPVDFDAKRQYPLAFLIHGGPQGSFGNHFHYRWNPQVYAGRGYVAVMVDFHGSTGYGQAFTDAIRDDWGGKPLEDLQKGLAAALERYPFIHKQRRCALGASYGGYMINWIAGNWPDGFQCLVNHDGIFDERMGYFDTEELWFPEWEHHGTPWENPEAYRKHSPAEFVSKWKTPMMVVHGGQDFRVVETQGLATFTALQRKGIPSKLLYFPDENHWVVKPANSVQWHDEVLAWLDQWTKK, encoded by the coding sequence TTGCCGCTGTCGCTTCTCGCGGCCCTGGCCCTTGGCGCCTCTCCGGCGCCGGCCCGGCCGTTCACCATTCAGGACCAGGTCATGATGCGCCGGCTGAGCAACCCGCGCGTCTCCCCGGACGGAAAGCAGATTGCCTACGTCCTTCGCACCACGGACATGGAGGCCAACCGCGGGCGCAATGACCTCTGGCTCGTCAACCTCGACGGCGACGCCGCTCCGCGCCAGCTCACGTCGAATCCGGACTCGGACTCCGACCCCACCTGGGCGCCGGACGGCAAGAGCCTCTTCTTCCTGTCCTCGCGCGGCGGCTCCTCGCAGGTGTGGCGCCTGCCCGTGGACGGCGGCGAGCCCACGCAGGTGACGAAGCTCCCGTTCGACGTGAATGCCTTCCGCCTCTCGCGCGACGGCGGTCAGCTCGCAGTGGCCATGGAGGTGTTCACCGACTGCACCAACCTGGAGTGCACCGCGGCGCGTGACACGGAGCGCTCCAACAAGAAGAAGGCCTCCGGCCGCAGCTACGACAAGCTCTTCGTCCGCCACTGGGACACGTGGAAGGACGGCAAGCGCTCGCACATCTTCGTCGTCCCCGTGGCCGGCGGCACGCCCGTGGACGTGATGAAGGGCATGGACGCGGATGGCCCCTCCAAGCCCTTCGGCGGCGCGGAGGAGTTCACCTTCACCCCGGACGGCAAGAGCGTCGTCTTCACCGCCCGCGACGTGGGCCGCACCGAGTCCTGGTCCACGGACCAGGACCTCTTCCTCGCGCCGGTGGACGGCAAGGCGAAGCCGCGCAAGCTCACCGAGAAGAACCGCGCCACCGACATCAGCCCTGTCTTCAGCCCCGACGGCAAGACGATGGCGTACCTCGCCATGTCCCGTCCCGGCTTCGAGGCGGACCGCTTCCGCGTCATCCTCCGCTCGTGGCCCGGCGGCCAGGAGCGCGTGCTCGCCGACGAGTGGGACCGCTCCGCCTCCGCCCTCGAGTGGAGCGCGGATGGCAAGACGCTCTACGCGGTAGCCAACCACCTCGGCATCCAGCCCGTCTTCGCGCTCGACGTGGCCAGCGGCAAGGTGAGCCAGCTCACCAAGGACGGCACCGACGACACGCCGCAGGTCGCGGACGGCGGCCGCGTCGTCTACGTGCATGACGACCTGGACTCGCCCGCGGACCTGTACGTGATGAACGCGGACGGCACCGGCACGCGCCAGCTCACGCAAGTCAATCAGGACGCGCTGGCCCGCATCCGCTTCGGCGCCTTCGAGCAGTTCGAGTTCCCCGGCTGGAACAACGAGACGGTGCGCGCCTGGGTGGTGAAGCCGGTGGACTTCGATGCGAAGCGCCAGTACCCGCTGGCCTTCCTCATCCACGGCGGCCCGCAGGGCTCGTTCGGCAACCACTTCCATTACCGGTGGAACCCGCAGGTGTACGCGGGCCGCGGCTACGTGGCCGTCATGGTCGACTTCCACGGCTCCACCGGCTACGGCCAGGCCTTCACCGACGCCATCCGCGACGACTGGGGCGGCAAGCCGCTGGAAGATTTGCAGAAGGGCCTCGCCGCCGCGCTGGAGCGCTACCCGTTCATCCACAAGCAGCGCCGCTGCGCGCTGGGTGCGAGCTACGGCGGGTACATGATCAACTGGATTGCCGGCAACTGGCCGGACGGCTTCCAGTGCCTCGTCAACCACGACGGCATCTTCGACGAGCGCATGGGCTACTTCGACACCGAGGAGCTGTGGTTCCCCGAGTGGGAGCACCATGGCACGCCGTGGGAGAACCCCGAGGCCTACCGCAAGCACAGCCCCGCGGAGTTCGTGTCGAAGTGGAAGACGCCGATGATGGTGGTCCACGGCGGCCAGGACTTCCGCGTGGTGGAGACGCAGGGCCTCGCCACCTTCACGGCGCTGCAGCGCAAGGGCATCCCCTCCAAGCTGCTGTACTTCCCGGATGAGAACCACTGGGTGGTGAAGCCGGCCAACAGCGTGCAGTGGCACGATGAGGTGCTGGCCTGGCTTGACCAGTGGACGAAGAAGTAG
- a CDS encoding DUF4142 domain-containing protein, protein MKHTLQGLIVTASLLTGGFALAQSGMANQPTKNEKGTTELKGFMAPTDEKALLERLHHVNQQEVKLGQLAEKNAMSEDVKSFASMMVKDHGAMDQKLMDYAKSKNLKLSDTPTAMNDAEKKMMARDKANMDLLQTLKSSAFDSSYTVTMVGGHDATLGMLMAAKKGMPGATPQLTTMLDETTQKVSAHREQAYTILGKLGTAMGVGGSGMGNMEHGNMEHGSMGHGATKGGSTAPTTPSPQK, encoded by the coding sequence ATGAAGCACACTCTTCAGGGACTCATCGTCACCGCCTCGCTCCTCACCGGCGGCTTCGCGCTCGCGCAGAGCGGCATGGCGAACCAGCCCACCAAGAACGAGAAGGGCACCACCGAGCTCAAGGGCTTCATGGCCCCCACGGACGAGAAGGCGCTGCTGGAGCGGCTGCACCACGTCAACCAGCAGGAGGTCAAGCTCGGCCAGCTCGCCGAGAAGAACGCCATGAGCGAGGACGTGAAGTCCTTTGCCAGCATGATGGTGAAGGACCACGGCGCCATGGACCAGAAGCTCATGGACTACGCCAAGAGCAAGAACCTGAAGCTCTCGGACACGCCCACGGCGATGAACGACGCGGAGAAGAAGATGATGGCCCGCGACAAGGCCAACATGGACCTGCTCCAGACGCTCAAGAGCTCCGCCTTCGACTCGAGCTACACCGTCACCATGGTGGGAGGCCATGACGCCACGCTCGGCATGCTGATGGCCGCGAAGAAGGGCATGCCCGGCGCCACCCCGCAGCTCACCACCATGCTCGACGAGACCACCCAGAAGGTGTCCGCGCACCGCGAGCAGGCGTACACCATCCTCGGCAAGCTGGGGACCGCCATGGGCGTGGGCGGCTCCGGCATGGGCAACATGGAGCACGGCAACATGGAGCATGGCTCCATGGGCCACGGCGCCACGAAGGGCGGCTCCACCGCCCCGACGACGCCTTCGCCCCAGAAGTAG
- a CDS encoding DUF1622 domain-containing protein, translated as MEFDSLVALSARFMEGAGVGSMMLGALWAVALLLWKRGGLTHSETYRRFRLNLGRAILLGLEFLVAADIIRTVSREPTLLDVSVLGLIVLVRTFLSFTLTVELEGRWPWQRVESSSEALSGSRPPSASPRAPREPTGEEPSVRH; from the coding sequence ATGGAGTTCGACTCGCTCGTAGCGCTGTCCGCCCGCTTCATGGAGGGCGCGGGCGTGGGCTCGATGATGCTCGGCGCCCTGTGGGCCGTCGCGCTGCTGCTGTGGAAGCGCGGCGGGCTCACGCACAGCGAGACCTACCGCCGCTTCCGGCTCAACCTGGGCCGCGCCATCCTCCTTGGCCTCGAGTTCCTCGTCGCCGCGGACATCATCCGCACGGTGAGCCGCGAGCCCACGCTGCTCGACGTGTCCGTGCTGGGCCTCATCGTCCTCGTCCGGACCTTCCTCAGCTTCACCCTCACCGTCGAGCTGGAGGGCCGCTGGCCCTGGCAGCGCGTCGAGTCGTCTTCCGAGGCCCTCAGCGGCTCGCGGCCCCCGTCCGCGTCCCCCCGCGCGCCGCGCGAGCCCACCGGAGAGGAGCCCTCCGTGCGGCACTGA